A genomic window from Microbacterium sp. H1-D42 includes:
- a CDS encoding ABC transporter ATP-binding protein, which translates to MVELHGVTRSYGSPPTVALKSVDLRIDEGEMVAIVGPSGSGKSTMLNIIGSLDAASSGRAIIAGHDITAMSDSALSALRAHSIGFVFQQFHLTEGVSALDNVATGLLYTGASRRERRARAADALQQVGLGARLHHDPRQLSGGERQRVAIARAVIGKPRLLLADEPTGSLDSHSGEAIMAILRDLNTAGTTVVVITHDTELAEQMPRRVAIRDGAIISDERSAA; encoded by the coding sequence ATGGTGGAACTGCACGGTGTCACCCGCTCCTACGGCTCTCCCCCGACCGTCGCGCTGAAGAGCGTCGATCTGCGCATCGACGAGGGTGAGATGGTCGCCATCGTCGGCCCGAGCGGTTCGGGCAAGTCGACGATGCTGAACATCATCGGGTCTCTGGATGCCGCCTCATCCGGTCGTGCGATCATCGCCGGCCACGACATCACGGCCATGAGCGACAGCGCGCTTTCGGCGCTGCGCGCGCACAGCATCGGATTCGTGTTCCAGCAGTTCCATCTCACCGAGGGCGTCAGCGCCCTCGACAACGTCGCCACCGGCCTGCTCTACACAGGTGCGTCACGACGCGAGCGCCGAGCCCGAGCCGCGGATGCCCTGCAGCAGGTCGGTCTCGGAGCGCGCCTGCACCACGATCCCCGCCAGCTCTCGGGCGGTGAGCGTCAGAGGGTCGCCATCGCCAGGGCCGTCATCGGGAAGCCGCGCCTGCTGCTGGCCGATGAGCCGACGGGAAGCCTGGATTCGCACTCCGGAGAGGCGATCATGGCCATTCTGCGCGACCTGAACACCGCCGGAACCACGGTGGTGGTCATCACGCACGACACGGAGCTCGCCGAGCAGATGCCGCGCCGCGTCGCGATCCGTGACGGCGCGATCATCTCCGACGAGCGGAGCGCAGCATGA
- a CDS encoding ABC transporter permease, which translates to MSERATDSIRSRLRASDALALGAHGLRARPMRAVLSSLGIAIGIAAMISVIGISTSSQALVQQKLSELGTGLLTVTAGTGLTGEEASLPQNSTAMLRRIPDAQSAASTALLDDVPVYRSEFIDAGKTGGLIVQAASADLLETTGATLAQGRWLDTAPAGLPTVVLGGAAAERLGIQHPGRLVWLGGTNFSVIGILAASPLAPELDSSALIGEQVATDLFGFDGHPTTVYQLSADAAVTATRDLIPPTLSPRSPTEIKVSRPSDALAAKNTVDQAFTGLLIGVGSIALLVGGIGVANTMIISVLERRREIGLRRALGATKGHIRVQFLLEAILLSAFGGLAGSLIGWGITAATAGTNGWPTVIPPLVLVAGVVVTVAVGAIAGLLPAIRAARTSPTAALSS; encoded by the coding sequence ATGAGCGAACGCGCGACTGACAGCATCCGATCCCGCCTGCGCGCCTCCGACGCACTCGCACTCGGCGCGCACGGGTTGCGAGCCAGGCCCATGCGCGCGGTGCTCTCGTCGCTGGGCATCGCGATCGGCATCGCCGCGATGATCTCGGTGATCGGCATCTCCACCTCCAGCCAGGCGCTGGTGCAGCAGAAGCTCAGCGAACTGGGCACTGGTCTGCTCACCGTGACGGCGGGCACCGGTCTGACCGGCGAAGAGGCATCGCTGCCGCAGAATTCGACAGCGATGCTGCGACGGATCCCGGATGCCCAGTCCGCGGCATCCACCGCGCTGCTCGACGATGTGCCTGTCTACCGAAGCGAGTTCATCGATGCTGGCAAGACCGGCGGGCTGATCGTCCAGGCGGCCAGCGCCGACCTGCTCGAGACCACTGGTGCCACGCTCGCGCAGGGCCGCTGGCTCGACACGGCGCCGGCTGGACTGCCGACCGTGGTGCTCGGCGGGGCCGCGGCCGAGCGTCTCGGCATCCAGCATCCAGGACGATTGGTGTGGCTGGGCGGCACGAACTTCTCGGTGATCGGCATCCTGGCCGCATCGCCGCTGGCGCCGGAGCTCGACTCGTCGGCGCTGATCGGCGAGCAGGTGGCGACCGATCTGTTCGGGTTCGACGGGCATCCCACGACCGTCTACCAGCTCTCGGCGGATGCCGCGGTGACCGCGACGCGCGACCTGATCCCCCCGACGCTGAGCCCCCGCTCACCCACCGAGATCAAGGTCAGTCGTCCCTCGGATGCCCTCGCAGCAAAGAACACGGTCGATCAGGCGTTCACCGGGCTGCTCATCGGCGTGGGGTCGATCGCGCTGCTCGTCGGAGGGATCGGCGTCGCCAACACGATGATCATCTCGGTGCTGGAGCGGCGCCGCGAGATCGGTCTTCGGCGCGCACTCGGGGCGACCAAGGGGCACATCCGCGTGCAGTTCCTGCTGGAGGCCATCCTGCTCTCGGCCTTCGGAGGCCTGGCCGGCAGCCTGATCGGCTGGGGCATCACGGCAGCCACAGCGGGCACGAACGGATGGCCGACGGTGATCCCACCGCTGGTGCTCGTGGCAGGCGTGGTCGTCACCGTGGCCGTCGGCGCCATCGCCGGCCTGCTGCCCGCCATCCGCGCCGCGCGCACGTCTCCGACAGCGGCGCTCAGCAGCTGA
- a CDS encoding cellulase family glycosylhydrolase, with the protein MSRHRRPLVAVLSMLALVVIQAIADPTGLLALVGWPGGALRFDLGLWPIASTLIFLPVLLALIWWVAVCVGRRFWLLALGVTLAVLFAQAVAVLAMTGDLSIAGRAAGYVTAKAVPAALIVAALTRWLGGKPATASDAGGGTDADTEVSADTEVSAEAGADSGAGGSRRRWEWAPAALFAGVTPLLAGQWWTGAPYVDGIPVAQPDRGILSVIVAVALTFAGVLLALRWIRPRVRGVLGGWLAAVLGGAMVGAVQMVIGAIVEGGFRGDIWPLMLGYVTVADGLAYGACVGWILGILAVVLDRLPAPAVRPARAVVAALAVVAVVASLLLPGLSPKGPAVPVALADGFLRANGDHFTDGSGNQVLLRGVDVNQLVDFYQHRPEVPETTPLTADDFEGMAGYGFNVVRLGISWSALEPTRGELDPEYLDQIKQAVEEAADNGIYTVLDVHQDGWWNGPTTPGTICRPGTDPMWGYDGAPEWATITDGAPRCQFTGRDISPAGDRAFQNFYFNTDGIRSALAVTWGRLAAEFRDEPMVGGFDLLNEPGFGETAPATTSHQLGEFYQEAIREIRAAGAPQIVFFEPSIMWSGLGFDVGPQPGFTTDTNISFSPHLYAESITMDRDLGIPPIVSIERQFELAQRAAADYDAPLWSGEYGYWGDDVMPRLTRYAAEEDRQMLGSAYWVWKQACGDPQNGIQDIGDGLMIENCETGEFDDTKADVLQILSRAYPRVAPGELTSLRAEGAALSMTGTAEQGTCDLQVWFPGSGEPAPEVTGVTDVALEQVDGGWLMSGCADGDYAVTTE; encoded by the coding sequence ATGAGCCGTCACCGCCGCCCCCTGGTCGCCGTTCTGTCGATGCTGGCCCTGGTGGTGATACAGGCGATAGCGGATCCCACCGGGCTTCTGGCGCTGGTCGGCTGGCCAGGAGGAGCGCTGCGCTTCGACCTCGGCCTGTGGCCGATCGCGTCGACGCTGATCTTCCTCCCGGTGCTGCTGGCGCTGATCTGGTGGGTCGCGGTGTGCGTCGGCCGGCGGTTCTGGCTGCTGGCGCTTGGAGTCACCCTCGCTGTGCTGTTCGCTCAGGCGGTCGCGGTGCTCGCGATGACGGGCGACCTGTCGATCGCCGGACGCGCCGCCGGCTACGTCACTGCCAAGGCCGTGCCTGCCGCACTCATCGTCGCCGCGCTCACGCGCTGGCTCGGCGGAAAGCCGGCCACAGCGTCGGATGCCGGTGGCGGGACGGATGCTGACACCGAGGTCTCTGCTGACACCGAGGTCTCTGCCGAAGCGGGCGCCGATTCCGGTGCCGGTGGGTCACGGCGACGCTGGGAATGGGCACCCGCCGCTCTGTTCGCCGGCGTCACACCGCTGCTCGCCGGACAATGGTGGACGGGTGCTCCCTATGTGGACGGCATCCCCGTGGCGCAGCCAGACCGCGGCATCCTCTCGGTCATCGTCGCGGTCGCACTCACCTTCGCCGGTGTGCTGCTCGCTCTGCGCTGGATCCGGCCGCGGGTGCGCGGCGTGCTCGGCGGCTGGCTGGCCGCGGTGCTGGGCGGAGCCATGGTCGGCGCAGTGCAGATGGTCATCGGCGCGATCGTCGAGGGCGGATTCCGCGGCGACATCTGGCCGCTGATGCTCGGCTACGTCACCGTCGCAGACGGTCTGGCTTACGGCGCCTGCGTCGGATGGATCCTCGGCATCCTCGCCGTGGTCCTCGACCGGCTGCCGGCTCCCGCAGTGCGCCCGGCGCGAGCGGTGGTGGCGGCCCTCGCGGTCGTCGCCGTCGTGGCCTCCCTGCTGCTGCCAGGCCTCTCGCCGAAGGGGCCGGCAGTGCCGGTCGCCCTCGCCGACGGCTTCCTGCGCGCGAACGGCGACCACTTCACCGACGGCAGCGGAAACCAGGTGCTGCTGCGCGGAGTCGACGTGAACCAGCTCGTCGACTTCTACCAGCATCGTCCCGAGGTGCCGGAGACCACCCCGCTCACGGCGGACGACTTCGAGGGGATGGCCGGCTACGGCTTCAACGTCGTGCGGCTCGGGATCTCCTGGTCGGCGCTGGAGCCGACCCGAGGCGAGCTCGATCCCGAATACCTCGACCAGATCAAGCAGGCCGTCGAAGAGGCCGCCGACAACGGCATCTACACGGTGCTCGACGTGCACCAGGACGGCTGGTGGAACGGCCCGACCACCCCTGGGACGATCTGCCGTCCTGGCACCGACCCGATGTGGGGCTATGACGGCGCCCCGGAGTGGGCCACGATCACCGACGGCGCTCCACGCTGCCAGTTCACGGGGCGCGACATCTCGCCTGCGGGTGACCGCGCGTTCCAGAACTTCTACTTCAACACCGACGGCATCCGCTCGGCTCTCGCGGTGACCTGGGGCAGACTCGCGGCGGAGTTCCGCGACGAGCCGATGGTCGGCGGCTTCGACCTGCTCAACGAGCCAGGGTTCGGCGAGACCGCACCCGCGACGACCTCACACCAGCTGGGCGAGTTCTACCAGGAAGCCATCCGCGAGATCCGCGCCGCCGGCGCCCCGCAGATCGTGTTCTTCGAGCCCAGCATCATGTGGTCGGGGCTCGGATTCGATGTGGGCCCGCAGCCCGGCTTCACGACTGACACGAACATCTCGTTCTCGCCGCACCTCTACGCCGAGTCGATCACGATGGATCGCGATCTCGGGATCCCGCCCATCGTGAGCATCGAGCGTCAGTTCGAGCTCGCGCAGCGCGCCGCGGCCGACTACGATGCGCCGCTGTGGTCGGGGGAGTACGGCTACTGGGGCGACGATGTCATGCCCCGACTGACGCGCTACGCGGCCGAAGAGGACAGGCAGATGCTGGGCAGCGCCTACTGGGTCTGGAAGCAGGCCTGCGGAGACCCGCAGAACGGCATCCAGGACATCGGCGACGGTCTCATGATCGAGAACTGCGAGACCGGCGAGTTCGATGACACCAAGGCGGATGTGCTGCAGATCCTCAGTCGGGCGTACCCGCGGGTGGCCCCTGGCGAGCTGACCTCGCTGCGAGCCGAGGGCGCTGCGCTGTCGATGACCGGCACCGCGGAGCAGGGCACCTGCGATCTGCAGGTCTGGTTCCCCGGCAGCGGCGAGCCGGCTCCAGAGGTCACGGGAGTCACCGACGTGGCGCTCGAGCAGGTCGACGGCGGGTGGCTGATGAGCGGCTGCGCCGATGGCGACTACGCGGTGACGACGGAGTAG
- a CDS encoding 6-phosphofructokinase, whose translation MKIGILTSGGDCPGLNAVIRGIVLKGTTTYDLEFVGIRDGWRGVVEADFFPLTRHEVKGLSKVGGTILGTSRTNPYEGPRGGAENIAKTLAAHGIDGIVAIGGEGTLAAADRLANDGINVLGVPKTIDNDLRATDYSFGFDTAVNIATDAMDRLRTTGDSHQRCMVAEVMGRHVGWIALHAGMAAGAHVICIPEVPMSMDEVCDLVTSAHDRGRAPLVVVSEGFTLTGMDEAYSDKGLDAFNRPRLGGISEILAPEIERRTGIETRSTVLGHIQRGGSPSGFDRVLATRLGLHAADALVDGDWGQMVALRGTDIVRVPFAEALGELNTVPLERYQEAAALFG comes from the coding sequence ATGAAGATCGGCATCCTCACCAGCGGCGGCGATTGCCCCGGCCTCAACGCCGTCATCCGCGGCATCGTGCTCAAGGGCACCACCACATACGATCTCGAGTTCGTGGGCATCCGCGACGGCTGGCGCGGCGTCGTCGAGGCTGACTTCTTCCCGCTCACCCGTCACGAGGTCAAGGGGCTGTCGAAGGTCGGCGGCACGATCCTCGGCACCAGCCGCACCAATCCGTACGAGGGCCCGCGCGGTGGAGCCGAGAACATCGCCAAGACTCTGGCGGCGCACGGCATCGACGGCATCGTCGCGATCGGCGGCGAGGGGACCCTCGCGGCGGCCGATCGTCTTGCGAACGACGGCATCAACGTGCTCGGCGTGCCGAAGACGATCGACAACGACCTGCGTGCCACCGACTACTCGTTCGGCTTCGACACTGCTGTCAACATCGCCACCGATGCCATGGACCGTCTGCGCACCACAGGCGACTCCCACCAGCGCTGCATGGTGGCCGAGGTGATGGGGCGTCACGTCGGTTGGATCGCGCTGCACGCAGGCATGGCCGCCGGCGCGCACGTCATCTGCATCCCAGAGGTGCCGATGTCGATGGATGAGGTGTGCGACCTTGTCACCAGCGCCCACGACCGCGGCCGCGCTCCGCTCGTCGTCGTCTCGGAGGGCTTCACGCTGACCGGAATGGATGAGGCCTACAGCGACAAGGGCCTCGATGCCTTCAACCGCCCTCGGCTGGGCGGGATCAGCGAGATCCTCGCCCCCGAGATCGAGCGCCGCACCGGTATCGAGACGCGCTCGACCGTGCTCGGTCACATCCAGCGCGGCGGGTCGCCGTCCGGCTTCGATCGCGTCCTCGCGACGCGACTCGGACTGCACGCGGCTGACGCGCTCGTGGACGGTGACTGGGGGCAGATGGTCGCGCTTCGCGGCACTGACATCGTGCGCGTGCCCTTCGCCGAGGCGCTGGGAGAGCTCAACACGGTGCCGCTGGAGCGCTACCAGGAGGCCGCTGCGCTCTTCGGCTGA
- a CDS encoding peptidoglycan-binding protein, whose translation MTDTTVGSPGPRRRRVIWLTGGAVLLVAALVAAAMIFLPPATAEPDERPIAVDTTTLTRGELTEQVRVQGMLGYADQRKLGTQLGGTITALTADGTMIGRGGVLFRVDDTPVVLLHGKLPAWRGFDPAMSNGADVLQLEQNLAALGFFDREPDTDFTDRTTRAVRAWQKSLGLERTGAIELGRIVFATGDVRIESASVKVGASAGAEVLSVTGVTKQVEAFLSAGQRDLGAVGSTATVQLPDGKTAGAKVTAVGAPIEREGANGKSMQIPLTLVLDKPEDAADLAGVSVTVLIAQSRGEDQLLVPVTALLAQPGGGFAVERMPKSGKTKGTPELVTVELGAFADGLVAITGGKLEVGDVVVVAK comes from the coding sequence ATGACGGATACGACTGTCGGCTCACCCGGTCCCCGGCGCCGTCGGGTCATCTGGCTGACCGGTGGAGCGGTTCTGCTGGTCGCTGCCCTGGTCGCTGCGGCCATGATCTTCCTGCCACCAGCCACTGCAGAGCCCGACGAGCGGCCGATCGCCGTCGACACCACGACCTTGACCCGTGGTGAGCTGACCGAACAGGTGCGCGTGCAGGGCATGCTCGGCTACGCGGATCAGCGCAAGCTCGGAACGCAGCTCGGCGGCACCATCACCGCGCTGACCGCCGACGGCACGATGATCGGTCGCGGCGGCGTGCTGTTCCGCGTGGATGACACTCCAGTCGTGCTGCTGCACGGAAAGCTGCCCGCATGGCGCGGGTTCGACCCTGCGATGAGCAACGGTGCGGATGTGCTGCAGCTGGAGCAGAATCTCGCGGCCCTCGGCTTCTTCGACCGCGAACCCGACACGGACTTCACCGACCGCACCACACGTGCCGTACGCGCCTGGCAGAAGTCGCTGGGACTGGAGCGGACCGGGGCGATCGAACTCGGGCGCATCGTCTTCGCCACCGGTGACGTGCGGATCGAGTCCGCGTCCGTCAAGGTCGGCGCCTCGGCCGGCGCCGAAGTCCTGTCGGTCACCGGCGTCACCAAGCAGGTGGAGGCATTCCTCTCGGCAGGTCAGCGCGACCTGGGCGCCGTCGGCTCCACCGCGACGGTGCAGCTGCCCGACGGGAAGACAGCGGGCGCGAAGGTCACCGCCGTCGGCGCTCCCATCGAGCGCGAGGGTGCCAACGGCAAGAGCATGCAGATTCCGCTCACCCTTGTGCTCGACAAGCCGGAAGACGCTGCCGATCTCGCCGGCGTCAGTGTGACGGTGCTGATCGCGCAGAGCCGCGGTGAGGACCAGCTGCTCGTGCCGGTCACGGCCCTGCTCGCCCAGCCCGGCGGTGGTTTCGCGGTTGAGCGGATGCCGAAATCCGGAAAGACCAAGGGCACACCGGAACTGGTCACCGTCGAACTCGGAGCGTTCGCCGACGGTCTGGTCGCCATCACCGGCGGAAAGCTGGAAGTGGGCGATGTCGTCGTGGTGGCCAAATGA